The proteins below are encoded in one region of Flavobacterium sp. IMCC34852:
- a CDS encoding helix-turn-helix and ligand-binding sensor domain-containing protein yields MTSKKSFNNRFFTLAILVLFTNFMIAQDLPPIVKYNSTTYSAGNQNWMISQDKNHFVYFANNEGLLEFNGSNWVLYQSPNETIIRSVKVIGDKIYTGCYMEFGYWIREKNGRLKYTSLSHKIKSKINVDEQFWNILNYDQWVIFQSLDRIYIYDTVTSAFKIVNPNTRILKSFKTESSIYYQTVNFDLFEIENGTSKLVSNNSILKNNKIVNVFAIDEGLLIHTQFDGFYKLTNGNLVKFNTEADSEIAASSVYSSQMIANGSFAVGTISNGIFILTKEGKVKYHITQGKGLSNNTVLSIYEDIDNNLWLGLDNGINCINLKSPIKSFSDDSGNLGTVYASIIYKGFLYLGTNQGLFYKNYLTESQFKFVKGTKGQVWSLFVHDGVLFCGHDSGTYIIDNDNSKLIFSESGTWKLDLIPNKKNLLLQGNYYGMSVLEKVNNEWKFRNKISGFNYSSKYFVTTKSNEVYVSHEYKGIFRFQLDSQIRKGSDLYTYKYPNKGKNAGLSKFNNAIYYAFKDGIFKLNQKTKQFEKDDTLSQVFNNNEYSSGKLIIDNSNKLWLFSKNYINYFTVNKLNSELKKNVISIPSSITNTMLGYENITQLSNSEYIIGTTDGYYTFNIDELNFKNNRVAISNISINKLNGFLKNTSITDSGAFSHDENNITFSFTVPIYNKYVIAEYQYLLEGFQDQWSDWSSKPTINFKNLSPGDYKFKVRSKLVNSQSENVAVYSFTISKPWYSTNFAIIIYFLLICLMAYYINKAYVNYYSKQKQKLIDENNLLLEIKELENEQQLMKLRNEQLSLDVNEKSRELALSTMSLIKKDELLALIREDLKKSSDEASSRSVKTILSSTINKNVSADKAWNVFKEAFDSADNDFLKKVKQAYPALTPNDLRLCAYLRLNLSSKEIAPLLNISVRSVEIKRYRLRKKMDLPHETGLVEYILSI; encoded by the coding sequence ATGACTTCCAAAAAATCATTCAATAATAGATTTTTCACCTTAGCAATACTGGTATTGTTTACCAATTTTATGATTGCTCAAGACTTGCCGCCCATTGTAAAATACAACTCTACAACCTACAGTGCCGGTAATCAAAATTGGATGATTTCACAAGACAAAAATCACTTTGTATATTTTGCAAACAATGAAGGATTACTTGAATTTAATGGTTCGAATTGGGTTCTTTATCAATCACCAAATGAAACCATAATTCGTTCTGTAAAAGTTATTGGAGATAAAATATATACAGGTTGCTACATGGAATTTGGGTATTGGATCAGAGAAAAAAATGGTAGACTTAAGTATACTTCTTTGAGTCATAAAATCAAGTCAAAAATTAATGTAGACGAACAGTTTTGGAACATTTTAAATTATGATCAATGGGTTATTTTTCAGTCCTTAGATCGAATTTATATTTATGACACTGTAACAAGTGCCTTTAAAATAGTAAACCCAAATACCCGTATTTTAAAATCTTTTAAAACTGAAAGTTCAATATATTATCAAACAGTTAACTTTGATTTATTTGAAATTGAAAATGGTACCAGTAAGTTGGTTTCCAATAATTCTATTCTTAAAAACAACAAAATAGTAAACGTGTTTGCTATAGATGAAGGCTTGTTGATTCATACACAGTTTGATGGGTTTTACAAACTGACTAATGGTAATTTGGTCAAGTTTAATACTGAAGCCGATTCAGAAATTGCCGCAAGTAGTGTCTATAGTAGTCAAATGATTGCCAATGGTAGTTTTGCAGTTGGAACCATATCCAATGGTATTTTTATTTTGACAAAAGAAGGTAAAGTAAAATATCATATTACACAAGGAAAGGGATTGAGTAATAATACCGTATTGTCAATATATGAAGATATTGACAATAATCTATGGCTTGGATTAGATAATGGTATCAATTGTATCAATTTAAAATCTCCAATAAAAAGTTTTTCGGATGATTCCGGTAATTTAGGAACTGTTTATGCTTCAATTATTTATAAGGGTTTCTTGTATTTAGGAACTAATCAAGGATTGTTCTATAAAAATTATTTAACTGAAAGTCAGTTTAAATTTGTTAAAGGGACCAAAGGCCAAGTGTGGTCGCTGTTTGTTCATGATGGCGTTTTGTTTTGTGGTCATGATTCTGGGACTTATATCATTGACAATGATAACTCAAAACTTATTTTTTCAGAATCAGGGACATGGAAATTAGATTTAATTCCCAATAAAAAGAATTTATTACTACAGGGGAATTATTATGGAATGTCGGTTTTAGAAAAAGTCAATAACGAATGGAAATTCAGAAATAAGATTTCCGGGTTTAACTATTCTTCTAAATATTTTGTAACAACAAAGTCAAATGAGGTTTATGTGAGTCATGAATACAAAGGGATATTTCGTTTTCAATTAGATTCACAAATACGTAAAGGCTCTGATTTATATACTTACAAGTATCCAAACAAAGGAAAAAATGCTGGGTTATCAAAGTTTAATAATGCCATTTACTATGCATTCAAAGATGGAATTTTTAAGTTAAATCAGAAAACTAAGCAATTTGAAAAAGACGACACATTAAGTCAAGTTTTTAATAATAATGAATACTCTTCAGGGAAGTTAATTATAGATAATTCTAATAAATTATGGCTTTTTTCAAAAAACTACATCAATTATTTCACTGTCAATAAGTTAAATTCTGAACTTAAAAAGAATGTAATTTCAATACCGTCTTCAATTACCAATACGATGCTTGGTTATGAGAATATAACTCAATTGTCCAATTCGGAATATATAATAGGCACTACTGATGGTTATTACACTTTTAATATTGATGAATTGAATTTTAAAAATAATCGAGTTGCAATATCAAATATCAGTATTAACAAATTAAATGGGTTTTTGAAAAACACTTCAATAACAGATTCCGGTGCATTTTCACATGATGAAAATAACATTACATTTAGTTTTACTGTTCCAATATATAATAAATACGTAATTGCTGAATATCAATATTTATTGGAAGGTTTTCAAGACCAATGGAGTGATTGGAGTTCAAAACCCACTATTAATTTCAAAAATCTATCTCCTGGAGATTATAAGTTTAAGGTTAGATCTAAATTAGTTAATTCACAATCAGAAAATGTTGCTGTTTATTCGTTTACTATTTCAAAACCATGGTACAGTACAAACTTCGCTATTATTATTTATTTTCTTTTAATTTGTTTAATGGCCTATTATATCAATAAAGCTTATGTAAACTATTATTCTAAACAAAAGCAAAAACTGATAGATGAGAATAATCTTTTGTTAGAAATAAAAGAATTAGAAAACGAACAGCAATTGATGAAATTAAGAAATGAGCAACTCTCATTAGATGTTAATGAAAAGAGTAGAGAGTTGGCTTTATCTACTATGAGCTTGATTAAGAAAGATGAGTTACTGGCATTAATCAGAGAAGATTTGAAAAAATCATCAGACGAAGCTAGCTCCAGAAGTGTTAAAACGATATTATCTTCAACCATAAACAAAAACGTTTCCGCAGATAAAGCATGGAATGTGTTTAAAGAGGCATTTGATTCAGCTGATAATGATTTTTTAAAGAAAGTAAAACAAGCATATCCGGCATTAACACCAAACGATTTAAGATTATGCGCTTATTTAAGGTTGAATTTATCCTCAAAAGAAATTGCTCCTTTATTGAATATTTCTGTACGAAGTGTTGAAATTAAACGATATCGTTTGCGTAAAAAAATGGATTTGCCACATGAAACGGGTCTTGTGGAGTACATTCTATCCATATAA
- a CDS encoding Ig-like domain-containing protein, whose translation MKNRKINYLKKSLLLLIVMITTVNCDRELSDDATLSGFSKNGEIFTDNFIGLGSNFYFPYGDSKFTAFSVDTEEAYKGNASIRFDVPNANDPQGSYAGGIFRIDGAGRDLSGYDALTFWAKASQGVTVAEFGFGEDFFPNQFITTMRNVSVGTAWTKYIIPIPDASRLLQERGMFRYAAGSNGTNGAGYTIWIDELRFEKLGTIAHGQASIMNGNNQAVTTFVGVTSNVDGVIATFNLPTGVDQAVSISPSYLEFSSSNPAVATVDEAGVVTSLSAGTTVITATMNGVPATGSLTINCVGTFVHAPTPTRNQANVISIFSDAYTNVPVNYYNGYWQPWQTTVSNDFSVLGDNILNYTIFNFVGIEFSNPTINANSMTGIHLDVFIPGPIAPGRQLRVIVVDFGADGAFGGGNDTRHSTTFTAPTLVSQAWIPIEIPFSAMPLLQSRSHLAQIILEGGDGSVLYADNIYFYN comes from the coding sequence ATGAAAAATAGAAAGATTAATTATTTAAAAAAGTCACTGCTATTGTTAATCGTTATGATTACTACGGTTAATTGTGATCGTGAATTATCTGATGATGCAACATTGTCCGGTTTCTCAAAAAACGGAGAAATTTTTACAGATAATTTTATTGGTTTGGGAAGTAATTTCTATTTCCCTTATGGAGATTCTAAATTCACAGCTTTCTCCGTTGATACTGAAGAAGCCTACAAAGGTAATGCTTCTATTCGTTTTGATGTGCCAAATGCTAATGATCCGCAAGGAAGTTATGCCGGTGGTATTTTCAGGATTGATGGTGCCGGTCGTGATTTATCAGGATATGATGCATTAACGTTTTGGGCAAAAGCGTCTCAAGGGGTAACTGTTGCTGAATTTGGTTTTGGCGAAGATTTTTTCCCAAATCAATTCATCACTACTATGAGAAATGTAAGTGTAGGTACTGCTTGGACAAAATATATTATCCCAATTCCTGATGCTTCAAGACTTTTACAAGAGCGTGGTATGTTTAGATACGCAGCCGGATCAAACGGAACTAACGGTGCGGGATATACTATTTGGATTGATGAGTTAAGATTCGAAAAATTAGGCACTATTGCCCACGGACAAGCGTCAATAATGAACGGTAATAATCAAGCGGTTACTACTTTTGTTGGGGTTACTTCTAATGTTGATGGAGTTATTGCCACTTTTAACTTACCAACCGGGGTAGACCAAGCGGTATCAATTAGCCCTTCTTATTTAGAATTTTCTTCTTCAAATCCTGCAGTAGCAACTGTAGATGAAGCAGGAGTAGTTACTTCTTTGAGTGCAGGAACTACTGTAATAACCGCAACTATGAATGGTGTTCCCGCTACAGGTAGTTTAACAATAAATTGTGTTGGAACTTTTGTTCACGCACCTACACCGACAAGAAATCAGGCAAATGTGATATCCATTTTTTCTGATGCTTACACTAATGTTCCTGTAAACTATTATAATGGTTACTGGCAACCTTGGCAAACAACCGTTTCAAATGATTTCTCTGTGTTAGGGGATAATATTTTGAATTATACCATCTTCAATTTTGTTGGAATTGAATTCAGTAATCCTACCATAAATGCCAACAGTATGACTGGTATACATTTAGATGTATTCATTCCAGGACCGATTGCTCCGGGCAGACAATTAAGAGTTATTGTTGTCGATTTTGGTGCCGATGGTGCCTTTGGAGGAGGTAATGATACCAGACATTCAACCACTTTTACAGCTCCAACTTTAGTATCACAAGCTTGGATTCCTATAGAAATTCCTTTTTCCGCCATGCCTCTTTTACAAAGTAGATCACATTTAGCGCAAATTATATTAGAAGGTGGCGATGGTTCGGTTTTATATGCAGACAACATCTATTTCTATAACTAA
- a CDS encoding glycosidase, with protein MKNLILLLTIMIFSPSVFSQANKVVIVNNSDGIKFVVDGKDFIVNGMNWDYFPIGTNYSYSLWNQSDDFVKEALDEEMGLLKNMGVNTIRVYSGMPKKWIEYVYDNYGIFTMLNHSFGRYGLTLDGVWTPNTEYSNPKTRDLLMKEVKQMASDYKDTRGLLLFLLGNENNYGLFWDGAETEDIPIKDRKSTIRAQSMYKLFNEAGVAMKSIDASHPIAICNGDLLFLDIVAQECKDIDIFGTNVYRGVSFGDLFDRVKKEYGKPVLFTEFGADAFNVLSNEEDQKAQSFYLKGNWKEIYANASGQGKAGNSLGGFTFQFSDGWWKFGQTKNLDLHDSNASWSNGGYQKDFTEGQNNMNEEWFGICAKGPTDEKGHYQLYPRAAYYVLKEIHQLNPFAAGTTLSSIDSHFDKSQIMDAVLRARGDKAALGGNDSEVLKISNLRAEFTTFNTGGSLITTPENADPDAVNYPNRLGFDHMQSYFIGVEGNPAPNMKANVNVNVLGRVAENPINEIFYENRGRTQIVDTPEGPALISDANRVQVYNASYSWNQKDFDLRGFYRTGHYHWGYEGDFFALYSEANYGPNLDIYNGETLGFELDGKRSLSGFKAAFGPQLWWAANPAVLLKYTKKIGKFDATAVYHEDIANANNIQTSIFVPQPKTRRATLAFKTKFGALGIEFGGIWGGQPLKGRVFQYAVETTPDNYTVYDDKINSNDNWGGKAKLTFSKGKFNVYTQGAIMGLVANGGADNVQTFTGWRLKDSGSGNQMNFLAGFTYNVNSNLQIAPNFLWQKPLVDAMPNGIDAPGRLRNILEDPFIVRANRETVGGELLITWDPTPATWMYEWNNDMLEDAKFAVSTGFVFRHLPTNQDAAIGFLANRTAFAFERSAPAQDLWESNTRIVSKLSTDLGFIANVYFGNGQANGDSDRTINRAGGDLRLIYRKVKVTSSIKFNDWGPFDYHRDFNLTYPLQTSLDISTSVGKPSWFILPDTRIGIMGIWRSLNQYSPRYLPTYVPANTYPAVPPTSPVGFPNGSEWEIRTYIHINIGK; from the coding sequence ATGAAAAACTTAATTTTATTATTAACCATTATGATTTTTTCTCCCTCAGTTTTTTCGCAGGCCAATAAAGTGGTCATCGTTAACAATAGTGATGGGATTAAATTTGTAGTTGATGGTAAAGATTTTATTGTAAATGGAATGAACTGGGACTATTTTCCAATAGGAACTAATTATTCATACAGCCTTTGGAATCAATCGGATGATTTTGTTAAAGAAGCATTGGATGAAGAAATGGGTCTGCTCAAAAATATGGGGGTAAATACCATAAGAGTGTATTCGGGTATGCCCAAAAAGTGGATTGAATATGTTTATGATAATTATGGAATTTTCACCATGTTAAATCATTCATTTGGACGTTATGGTTTAACATTAGATGGTGTTTGGACACCAAATACTGAATATTCAAATCCCAAAACACGCGATTTGTTAATGAAAGAAGTCAAACAAATGGCTTCTGATTATAAAGACACGAGAGGTTTGTTGTTGTTTTTGTTAGGTAACGAGAACAATTATGGTCTTTTTTGGGATGGTGCAGAAACTGAAGATATTCCAATCAAAGACAGAAAGTCTACCATAAGAGCCCAATCGATGTACAAATTATTCAATGAGGCTGGTGTTGCTATGAAATCTATTGATGCTTCACATCCTATCGCGATTTGTAATGGAGATTTATTATTTCTTGATATCGTAGCACAAGAATGTAAAGATATTGACATCTTTGGTACCAATGTTTACAGAGGTGTCTCTTTTGGGGATTTATTTGATCGTGTAAAAAAAGAATACGGAAAGCCGGTATTGTTTACAGAGTTCGGTGCCGATGCCTTCAATGTTCTAAGTAATGAAGAAGATCAAAAAGCTCAATCTTTTTATCTTAAAGGTAACTGGAAAGAAATATATGCCAATGCTTCAGGGCAAGGAAAAGCCGGAAATTCACTGGGTGGTTTTACTTTTCAGTTCAGTGACGGATGGTGGAAATTTGGTCAAACTAAAAATCTAGACTTACATGATTCCAATGCATCATGGTCTAACGGTGGATATCAAAAAGATTTTACTGAAGGTCAAAATAATATGAATGAAGAATGGTTCGGTATTTGTGCCAAAGGGCCAACAGATGAAAAAGGCCATTACCAACTTTACCCACGTGCTGCCTATTATGTTCTAAAAGAAATTCATCAATTGAATCCTTTTGCTGCCGGAACAACATTATCCTCAATTGACAGTCATTTTGATAAATCTCAGATTATGGATGCTGTTTTGAGAGCTAGAGGAGATAAAGCTGCTTTAGGAGGTAATGATAGTGAAGTGCTGAAAATTAGTAATTTAAGAGCAGAATTCACTACTTTTAATACAGGAGGAAGTCTAATTACTACACCTGAGAATGCTGACCCTGATGCAGTTAATTACCCTAATAGATTAGGTTTTGATCACATGCAGTCCTATTTTATTGGTGTTGAAGGTAATCCGGCACCTAACATGAAAGCAAACGTAAACGTCAATGTTTTAGGACGTGTTGCTGAAAACCCAATAAATGAAATATTTTATGAAAACAGAGGGCGTACACAAATTGTTGATACTCCCGAAGGACCGGCATTAATTTCGGATGCCAATAGAGTGCAAGTTTACAATGCCTCTTACAGTTGGAATCAAAAAGATTTTGATTTGAGAGGGTTTTATAGAACAGGGCATTACCATTGGGGTTATGAAGGTGACTTCTTTGCCTTGTATTCAGAAGCAAATTACGGACCTAATTTAGACATTTATAACGGTGAAACCTTAGGTTTTGAACTAGATGGTAAAAGAAGTTTAAGTGGTTTCAAAGCAGCTTTTGGTCCGCAACTATGGTGGGCAGCTAACCCTGCAGTGCTTTTGAAGTACACCAAAAAAATAGGCAAGTTTGATGCTACCGCTGTTTATCATGAGGATATTGCCAATGCTAATAATATCCAAACCTCTATTTTCGTTCCTCAGCCTAAAACCCGCAGAGCTACACTAGCTTTCAAGACAAAATTTGGTGCATTAGGTATTGAATTTGGTGGAATTTGGGGAGGTCAGCCACTTAAAGGTAGAGTTTTCCAATACGCTGTCGAAACCACTCCGGACAATTATACCGTTTATGATGATAAAATAAACTCGAACGATAATTGGGGAGGAAAGGCAAAATTGACTTTTTCAAAAGGTAAATTCAATGTATATACCCAAGGTGCTATAATGGGATTAGTTGCCAATGGAGGAGCAGATAATGTTCAAACGTTCACCGGTTGGAGATTAAAAGATAGTGGAAGTGGAAATCAAATGAACTTTTTAGCCGGTTTTACTTATAATGTTAATTCCAATTTACAAATCGCACCAAACTTTTTATGGCAAAAACCTTTGGTTGATGCTATGCCAAATGGTATCGATGCACCGGGAAGATTGCGTAATATTTTGGAAGATCCATTTATCGTTAGAGCAAACAGAGAAACCGTTGGAGGAGAATTGTTAATCACTTGGGATCCAACTCCGGCAACATGGATGTATGAATGGAATAATGATATGTTAGAAGATGCAAAATTTGCAGTAAGTACAGGTTTCGTATTTAGACACTTACCAACCAATCAAGATGCCGCTATCGGATTTTTAGCTAATCGTACAGCTTTTGCTTTTGAAAGATCTGCACCGGCTCAAGATTTATGGGAATCAAATACCAGAATAGTTTCAAAATTAAGTACTGATTTAGGGTTTATAGCCAATGTCTATTTCGGAAACGGACAAGCAAACGGTGATTCAGACAGAACTATTAACAGAGCAGGAGGTGATTTGAGATTAATTTACAGAAAGGTTAAAGTAACAAGTTCAATCAAGTTCAATGATTGGGGACCATTTGATTATCACCGAGATTTCAACTTGACTTATCCATTACAAACTTCATTGGATATTTCAACTTCTGTCGGAAAACCTAGTTGGTTTATATTACCTGATACCAGAATCGGTATTATGGGTATTTGGCGTTCGCTAAATCAATATTCGCCACGATATTTACCAACCTATGTACCGGCCAATACTTACCCTGCGGTACCGCCAACAAGTCCTGTAGGATTTCCAAATGGTTCAGAGTGGGAAATAAGAACATACATTCACATAAATATTGGAAAATAA
- a CDS encoding glycoside hydrolase family 16 protein, producing the protein MIKLIKRSCLLTGIALLIIGCSTDEKQTVTTMNQLVMQDEFDSNGAPNPDLWSYNIGTGNNGWGNNELQYYTDRPENIVVENGMLKITAIQELYMGAGYTSARILTKGKFEKKYGRFEARIKLPWGKGIWPAFWLLGANSDTVIWPQCGEIDIMEYLGNNPTTVFGTVHGPGYSGAESISKSYSLLNNRFDNDFHVFGIEWGENYINYYVDDVLYNQITPEDVPGEWVFNEPFYIILNMAVGGNLPGTPNSQTVFPQTMLVDYIRVYE; encoded by the coding sequence ATGATTAAATTAATAAAAAGAAGTTGTCTTTTAACGGGTATAGCCCTACTGATTATAGGATGTTCAACGGATGAAAAGCAAACTGTAACAACCATGAATCAATTAGTTATGCAAGACGAATTTGACTCAAATGGTGCACCAAATCCTGATTTGTGGAGCTACAACATTGGCACCGGAAATAATGGATGGGGTAATAATGAACTACAGTATTACACGGATAGACCTGAAAATATTGTGGTTGAAAACGGAATGCTGAAAATTACAGCCATTCAAGAGCTATACATGGGCGCCGGTTATACCTCGGCCAGAATTTTGACCAAAGGAAAATTTGAAAAAAAATACGGAAGATTTGAAGCCCGTATCAAATTACCATGGGGTAAAGGAATTTGGCCTGCATTTTGGTTGCTGGGAGCAAATTCTGATACGGTTATATGGCCACAATGTGGTGAAATTGATATCATGGAATATTTAGGCAACAACCCAACAACAGTTTTCGGTACAGTGCACGGACCGGGTTATTCAGGTGCCGAATCCATCTCTAAAAGCTATTCATTACTTAATAACAGGTTTGATAATGACTTTCATGTTTTTGGTATTGAATGGGGCGAAAACTACATCAATTATTATGTGGACGACGTTTTATACAATCAAATCACTCCTGAAGATGTGCCCGGAGAATGGGTTTTTAATGAGCCTTTTTACATTATTCTTAATATGGCAGTAGGTGGAAATTTACCGGGTACTCCAAATAGCCAAACCGTATTTCCTCAAACAATGTTAGTTGATTACATAAGAGTATATGAATAA
- a CDS encoding carbohydrate binding domain-containing protein codes for MKKITFLLSILFCSLSFSQNIVTNGDFSNGLNSWSTFVADWIPVAATINATNNEANIVNITGAGGATWHVQLNQVLTPTQISSLTVGQSYKITFDARGSSARQLKLYFGEDGGGFVAIHQQDFNLTTTMTNYEATFTLGQTFGTMKLGFEGGLSNVDFFIDNVTLQQVVTPPTQLDLVLGFETTETGGINGAPFGNGPAPVVQTGIGSNTSQVLRIDGNPTGEPWQGINLTLTSLVNLTATKTMTMDVYSDTPITFLVKVTGGVGGPAVVAASASHPGGSTWQTVSFTFNTSLDGQPAPANGTYGGFVIHTYWAPGAVGFFNPTVPTPARTFYVDNIRGPLGTPPVIPAPTVAAPTPPNRAASDVRSIFSDAYAPVTAIGYTGDDNSYNTSWCPATTSLVQVEGNNTNRITGLGCEGIGFLAGRFDATGFTHFHMDIWTPTATQDKVFSFKFSNWNGTNGETNAWEYTATNANVLTSGAEGTWISIDLPFSAPTFNCVNTPPGNACPGVTDFAQFVMTSNLDIVYYDNLYLHKNTVLSTNDFETPKARIYPNPVTDILNIESEMAIEKVTVYNVLGQEVISKSPNTESVALDVASLQAGVYVIKTAINGNISSTRFIKE; via the coding sequence ATGAAAAAAATTACTTTCCTATTATCTATTCTTTTTTGTTCTTTATCCTTTTCGCAGAATATTGTTACAAATGGAGATTTTAGTAATGGTCTCAATTCTTGGTCAACGTTTGTGGCCGATTGGATTCCTGTAGCGGCTACAATCAATGCAACTAACAATGAGGCAAATATAGTAAACATTACTGGTGCAGGCGGGGCAACTTGGCACGTACAACTTAATCAAGTCTTGACACCTACACAAATTTCTTCACTAACTGTAGGACAATCCTACAAAATTACTTTTGATGCAAGAGGTTCAAGTGCTCGTCAATTAAAATTGTATTTTGGAGAAGATGGTGGTGGTTTTGTTGCTATACATCAGCAAGATTTCAACTTGACAACGACCATGACTAATTATGAAGCAACATTTACATTAGGACAAACTTTTGGAACTATGAAACTAGGTTTTGAAGGAGGTTTAAGTAATGTTGATTTTTTTATAGATAATGTAACTCTACAGCAAGTAGTTACGCCGCCTACACAATTAGATTTAGTGTTAGGATTTGAAACTACAGAAACAGGTGGTATTAATGGCGCTCCTTTTGGAAATGGTCCAGCTCCAGTAGTTCAAACTGGTATAGGTTCTAATACTTCACAAGTGTTAAGAATAGATGGTAATCCTACAGGTGAGCCATGGCAAGGGATTAATTTAACTTTAACTTCATTAGTTAATTTAACTGCAACTAAAACGATGACTATGGATGTGTATTCTGATACTCCAATCACATTTTTAGTAAAAGTGACTGGTGGTGTTGGTGGCCCAGCTGTAGTTGCAGCCTCTGCTTCACATCCGGGTGGTAGTACTTGGCAAACAGTTTCCTTTACATTCAACACGTCGTTGGATGGTCAGCCTGCACCGGCAAATGGTACATATGGCGGTTTTGTAATACATACTTATTGGGCTCCCGGTGCTGTTGGGTTTTTTAATCCAACTGTTCCTACTCCGGCACGCACTTTTTATGTAGATAATATTAGAGGTCCGTTAGGAACTCCACCGGTTATTCCTGCTCCAACTGTTGCTGCACCAACACCACCAAACAGAGCAGCTTCTGACGTAAGATCTATTTTTAGTGATGCCTATGCTCCTGTTACTGCAATTGGCTATACTGGCGATGACAATTCATACAATACTTCATGGTGTCCGGCTACTACTTCTTTGGTACAAGTTGAGGGAAATAATACTAATAGAATTACTGGTCTAGGATGTGAGGGTATCGGATTTTTGGCAGGAAGATTTGATGCTACAGGATTTACTCATTTTCACATGGATATTTGGACACCTACAGCAACTCAAGATAAAGTTTTTAGTTTTAAATTTTCTAACTGGAATGGGACCAACGGAGAAACTAATGCTTGGGAGTACACTGCAACTAATGCCAATGTTTTGACAAGTGGAGCAGAAGGAACATGGATTTCAATAGATTTACCTTTTTCTGCGCCAACTTTTAATTGTGTAAACACACCTCCAGGTAATGCTTGTCCGGGTGTAACTGATTTTGCGCAGTTCGTAATGACGTCAAATTTAGATATCGTTTATTATGATAATCTTTATTTACACAAAAACACTGTTTTATCAACCAATGATTTTGAAACTCCAAAAGCAAGAATATATCCTAATCCTGTGACTGATATTTTAAATATTGAATCAGAAATGGCAATCGAAAAAGTTACAGTGTATAATGTTTTAGGTCAAGAAGTTATTTCAAAATCGCCTAATACTGAGTCAGTAGCTTTGGATGTTGCTAGTCTTCAAGCTGGGGTTTATGTGATAAAAACGGCTATCAATGGAAATATTTCTTCAACAAGATTTATTAAAGAATAA